Proteins from a genomic interval of Epinephelus fuscoguttatus linkage group LG16, E.fuscoguttatus.final_Chr_v1:
- the lnpk gene encoding endoplasmic reticulum junction formation protein lunapark-B isoform X1, translating to MGGLISRWKTKQTTVEQLETLDKEIKELEEFRAKNQRLQKLWVGRLLLYSSVLYLLTCLVVYCLYLPEQWLDRIAMALPFFIYPVLVWFIRKLLIFLFSKRTERNSDKLEELKAAKKKILEEVMETETYKNAKLILERFDPEAKKKAELESTPVRPQMTPRPGQEIRQRGVAMRPMPMGTPAAMTPPPGARPPMGPGGTPVEPVPLSAPGGPPERSALSASVLQGAIPRTPSSPIPGVGLHPPGPPLARPILPKDRGAMDRVIEYLVGDGPQNRYALICQHCFSHNGMALKEEFEYLAFRCAYCYFLNPARKTRPQAPRLPEFSYERRLRAESRSPGPMRRSGTDTEESAPPSGAKAPAPWNLVHSFQIQQSPKNPQNRPLQSPDEKELGEDEGPTKGAESDSQSEELQQQVEEEREEEVVQEEVEEEEVESEQSHSTPCESESQPS from the exons ATGGGGGGCCTGATATCCAGATGGAAG ACCAAGCAAACCACAGTTGAGCAGCTGGAGACCCTCGACAAG GAGATTAAAGAGTTAGAGGAGTTCAGAGCCAAAAACCAACGTCTGCAAAAG CTGTGGGTCGGCCGGTTGCTTCTCTACTCGTCAGTCCTATACCTGCtgacatgtctggttgtgtacTGTCTCTACCTGCCCGAGCAATGGTTGGATAGAATCGCCATGGCTCTGCCTTTCTTCATATACCCTGTGCT gGTTTGGTTCATCAGGAAGTTGTTGATCTTCCTTTTTTCCAAACGCACTGAGAGAAACA GTGATAAACTGGAAGAATTGAAGGCGGCCAAAAAAAAGATT ctggaGGAAGTGATGGAAACAGAGACATACAAAAACGCTAAACTCATCCTGGAGCGCTTTGATCCTGAAGCGAAGAAGAAAGCT GAGCTGGAGTCGACTCCGGTGCGTCCACAGATGACTCCCAGGCCAGGACAAG AGATTCGACAGAGAGGGGTGGCAATGAGACCCATGCCGATGGGCACCCCGGCTGCAATGACTCCCCCACCTGGAGCCCGGCCTCCAATGGGACCAGGGGGCACACCTGTGG AACCTGTCCCTCTCTCAGCTCCAGGAGGACCGCCGGAGAGATCTGCTCTGTCTGCATCTGTCCTCCAGGGGGCGATACCCAGGACCCCCAGCTCTCCTATACCAGGAGTCG GCCTGCACCCACCAGGTCCTCCATTAGCAAGACCCATCCTGCCCAAAGACAGGGGAGCCATGGACCGAGTCATTGAATACCTGGTAGGGGACGGACCACAGAACAG ATACGCTTTGATCTGCCAGCATTGTTTTTCTCATAACGGCATGGCTCTAAAGGAAGAGTTTGAATATCTAG CGTTCCGTTGTGCGTATTGCTACTTCCTGAATCCGGCCAGGAAGACACGCCCTCAGGCTCCCAGGCTTCCAGAGTTCAGCTACGAGAGGAGGCTGCGAGCAGAGTCTCGTTCTCCTGGACCAATGCGGCGTTCAggaacagacacagaggagagtGCACCTCCTTCTGGAG CCAAGGCTCCAGCTCCTTGGAATTTGGTCCACAGTTTCCAGATCCAGCAGAGTCCAAAGAACCCCCAGAACCGACCCCTGCAGAGTCCAG ATGAGAAAGAGCTGGGGGAAGACGAAGGACCCACTAAAGGAGCAGAGAGTGACAGCCAATcggaggagctgcagcagcaggtagaagaagaaagagaagaggaagtggttcaggaggaggtggaggaggaggaggtggaatcAGAGCAGAGTCACAGCACCCCCTGTGAGTCAGAGTCTCAGCCGTCATAG
- the lnpk gene encoding endoplasmic reticulum junction formation protein lunapark-B isoform X2 — MGGLISRWKTKQTTVEQLETLDKEIKELEEFRAKNQRLQKLWVGRLLLYSSVLYLLTCLVVYCLYLPEQWLDRIAMALPFFIYPVLVWFIRKLLIFLFSKRTERNSDKLEELKAAKKKILEEVMETETYKNAKLILERFDPEAKKKAELESTPVRPQMTPRPGQEIRQRGVAMRPMPMGTPAAMTPPPGARPPMGPGGTPVAPGGPPERSALSASVLQGAIPRTPSSPIPGVGLHPPGPPLARPILPKDRGAMDRVIEYLVGDGPQNRYALICQHCFSHNGMALKEEFEYLAFRCAYCYFLNPARKTRPQAPRLPEFSYERRLRAESRSPGPMRRSGTDTEESAPPSGAKAPAPWNLVHSFQIQQSPKNPQNRPLQSPDEKELGEDEGPTKGAESDSQSEELQQQVEEEREEEVVQEEVEEEEVESEQSHSTPCESESQPS, encoded by the exons ATGGGGGGCCTGATATCCAGATGGAAG ACCAAGCAAACCACAGTTGAGCAGCTGGAGACCCTCGACAAG GAGATTAAAGAGTTAGAGGAGTTCAGAGCCAAAAACCAACGTCTGCAAAAG CTGTGGGTCGGCCGGTTGCTTCTCTACTCGTCAGTCCTATACCTGCtgacatgtctggttgtgtacTGTCTCTACCTGCCCGAGCAATGGTTGGATAGAATCGCCATGGCTCTGCCTTTCTTCATATACCCTGTGCT gGTTTGGTTCATCAGGAAGTTGTTGATCTTCCTTTTTTCCAAACGCACTGAGAGAAACA GTGATAAACTGGAAGAATTGAAGGCGGCCAAAAAAAAGATT ctggaGGAAGTGATGGAAACAGAGACATACAAAAACGCTAAACTCATCCTGGAGCGCTTTGATCCTGAAGCGAAGAAGAAAGCT GAGCTGGAGTCGACTCCGGTGCGTCCACAGATGACTCCCAGGCCAGGACAAG AGATTCGACAGAGAGGGGTGGCAATGAGACCCATGCCGATGGGCACCCCGGCTGCAATGACTCCCCCACCTGGAGCCCGGCCTCCAATGGGACCAGGGGGCACACCTGTGG CTCCAGGAGGACCGCCGGAGAGATCTGCTCTGTCTGCATCTGTCCTCCAGGGGGCGATACCCAGGACCCCCAGCTCTCCTATACCAGGAGTCG GCCTGCACCCACCAGGTCCTCCATTAGCAAGACCCATCCTGCCCAAAGACAGGGGAGCCATGGACCGAGTCATTGAATACCTGGTAGGGGACGGACCACAGAACAG ATACGCTTTGATCTGCCAGCATTGTTTTTCTCATAACGGCATGGCTCTAAAGGAAGAGTTTGAATATCTAG CGTTCCGTTGTGCGTATTGCTACTTCCTGAATCCGGCCAGGAAGACACGCCCTCAGGCTCCCAGGCTTCCAGAGTTCAGCTACGAGAGGAGGCTGCGAGCAGAGTCTCGTTCTCCTGGACCAATGCGGCGTTCAggaacagacacagaggagagtGCACCTCCTTCTGGAG CCAAGGCTCCAGCTCCTTGGAATTTGGTCCACAGTTTCCAGATCCAGCAGAGTCCAAAGAACCCCCAGAACCGACCCCTGCAGAGTCCAG ATGAGAAAGAGCTGGGGGAAGACGAAGGACCCACTAAAGGAGCAGAGAGTGACAGCCAATcggaggagctgcagcagcaggtagaagaagaaagagaagaggaagtggttcaggaggaggtggaggaggaggaggtggaatcAGAGCAGAGTCACAGCACCCCCTGTGAGTCAGAGTCTCAGCCGTCATAG
- the lnpk gene encoding endoplasmic reticulum junction formation protein lunapark-B isoform X3, translating to MGGLISRWKTKQTTVEQLETLDKEIKELEEFRAKNQRLQKLWVGRLLLYSSVLYLLTCLVVYCLYLPEQWLDRIAMALPFFIYPVLVWFIRKLLIFLFSKRTERNSDKLEELKAAKKKILEEVMETETYKNAKLILERFDPEAKKKAELESTPVRPQMTPRPGQEIRQRGVAMRPMPMGTPAAMTPPPGARPPMGPGGTPVEPVPLSAPGGPPERSALSASVLQGAIPRTPSSPIPGVGLHPPGPPLARPILPKDRGAMDRVIEYLVGDGPQNRYALICQHCFSHNGMALKEEFEYLAFRCAYCYFLNPARKTRPQAPRLPEFSYERRLRAESRSPGPMRRSGTDTEESAPPSGDEKELGEDEGPTKGAESDSQSEELQQQVEEEREEEVVQEEVEEEEVESEQSHSTPCESESQPS from the exons ATGGGGGGCCTGATATCCAGATGGAAG ACCAAGCAAACCACAGTTGAGCAGCTGGAGACCCTCGACAAG GAGATTAAAGAGTTAGAGGAGTTCAGAGCCAAAAACCAACGTCTGCAAAAG CTGTGGGTCGGCCGGTTGCTTCTCTACTCGTCAGTCCTATACCTGCtgacatgtctggttgtgtacTGTCTCTACCTGCCCGAGCAATGGTTGGATAGAATCGCCATGGCTCTGCCTTTCTTCATATACCCTGTGCT gGTTTGGTTCATCAGGAAGTTGTTGATCTTCCTTTTTTCCAAACGCACTGAGAGAAACA GTGATAAACTGGAAGAATTGAAGGCGGCCAAAAAAAAGATT ctggaGGAAGTGATGGAAACAGAGACATACAAAAACGCTAAACTCATCCTGGAGCGCTTTGATCCTGAAGCGAAGAAGAAAGCT GAGCTGGAGTCGACTCCGGTGCGTCCACAGATGACTCCCAGGCCAGGACAAG AGATTCGACAGAGAGGGGTGGCAATGAGACCCATGCCGATGGGCACCCCGGCTGCAATGACTCCCCCACCTGGAGCCCGGCCTCCAATGGGACCAGGGGGCACACCTGTGG AACCTGTCCCTCTCTCAGCTCCAGGAGGACCGCCGGAGAGATCTGCTCTGTCTGCATCTGTCCTCCAGGGGGCGATACCCAGGACCCCCAGCTCTCCTATACCAGGAGTCG GCCTGCACCCACCAGGTCCTCCATTAGCAAGACCCATCCTGCCCAAAGACAGGGGAGCCATGGACCGAGTCATTGAATACCTGGTAGGGGACGGACCACAGAACAG ATACGCTTTGATCTGCCAGCATTGTTTTTCTCATAACGGCATGGCTCTAAAGGAAGAGTTTGAATATCTAG CGTTCCGTTGTGCGTATTGCTACTTCCTGAATCCGGCCAGGAAGACACGCCCTCAGGCTCCCAGGCTTCCAGAGTTCAGCTACGAGAGGAGGCTGCGAGCAGAGTCTCGTTCTCCTGGACCAATGCGGCGTTCAggaacagacacagaggagagtGCACCTCCTTCTGGAG ATGAGAAAGAGCTGGGGGAAGACGAAGGACCCACTAAAGGAGCAGAGAGTGACAGCCAATcggaggagctgcagcagcaggtagaagaagaaagagaagaggaagtggttcaggaggaggtggaggaggaggaggtggaatcAGAGCAGAGTCACAGCACCCCCTGTGAGTCAGAGTCTCAGCCGTCATAG